One window of Triticum dicoccoides isolate Atlit2015 ecotype Zavitan chromosome 5A, WEW_v2.0, whole genome shotgun sequence genomic DNA carries:
- the LOC119296808 gene encoding EPIDERMAL PATTERNING FACTOR-like protein 1 — MGRRRHVVVVLLLLLLLQLVPRILASTAATHGNAEAAITKEEGGSVGAMMQQTLGSRPPSCEGQCQWACGGRRCEAVQVPVAPRDLGQQLKNRKKEKRASPAAGRGGGALLPSSYDEHSNYKPLGWRCKCLHS; from the exons ATggggcgccgccgccatgtcgtcgtcgtcctcctcctcctgctcctcttgCAGCTGGTTCCCCGGATcctcgcctccaccgccgccacccacGGCAATGCAGAGGCCGCCATTACCAAG GAGGAAGGGGGCAGCGTGGGGGCCATGATGCAGCAGACGCTGGGTTCCCGGCCGCCGAGCTGCGAGGGGCAGTGCCAGTGGGCGTGCGGCGGCCGCCGGTGCGAGGCCGTGCAGGTGCCCGTCGCTCCGCGCGACCTGGGGCAGCAGCTGAAGAATAGGAAGAAGGAGAAGCGGGCATCGCCGGCGGCAGGGCGAGGAGGGGGCGCGCTGCTGCCGTCCTCGTACGACGAGCACTCCAACTACAAGCCGCTCGGCTGGAGATGCAAGTGCCTCCACTCCTAG